The proteins below are encoded in one region of Bifidobacterium catenulatum DSM 16992 = JCM 1194 = LMG 11043:
- a CDS encoding MarR family winged helix-turn-helix transcriptional regulator yields MYAVTEVTNEQYKEPTGSRLFEVWESGLAKPPSVAIRSLHNVVNRYLRVTRPEAAEDISNGNVDVIVYLARHDNEEIFPQDIEQRFGVTRSTSCRVLGLMEQKGLIAREPVKRDARLKKIVLTDKSRHIAEVLRDNAKNMERILLEGLEDDQIRQFMHVLDVMQTNLVKTGLIGDESRYPSLEIQEQDASKSQVPQESQVPQKTCDDYASNNRDARDEYVSHVLRISQEMAIARNRK; encoded by the coding sequence ATGTATGCTGTGACGGAAGTGACGAACGAACAATACAAGGAACCGACTGGCTCACGACTCTTCGAAGTCTGGGAAAGCGGCTTGGCAAAGCCCCCCAGCGTGGCCATTCGCTCGCTGCACAACGTGGTCAACCGGTATCTGCGCGTCACCCGCCCTGAAGCGGCGGAAGACATCAGCAACGGCAACGTTGACGTCATCGTGTATCTCGCACGGCATGACAACGAGGAAATCTTTCCTCAAGACATCGAGCAACGTTTCGGCGTGACCCGATCCACATCATGCCGGGTGCTGGGGCTGATGGAACAGAAGGGCCTGATCGCGCGCGAACCGGTGAAACGCGACGCACGACTGAAAAAAATCGTGTTGACGGACAAGTCGAGGCATATCGCCGAAGTCTTGCGCGACAATGCGAAAAACATGGAACGAATCCTGCTGGAAGGCCTTGAAGACGATCAGATCCGCCAATTCATGCACGTGCTCGACGTCATGCAGACGAATCTGGTGAAAACAGGTTTGATCGGAGACGAAAGTCGATATCCAAGTTTGGAAATACAGGAACAGGACGCAAGCAAATCGCAGGTTCCGCAAGAATCGCAGGTTCCGCAAAAAACATGCGATGACTATGCCTCGAATAATCGCGATGCTCGTGATGAGTATGTCTCGCACGTACTGCGGATATCGCAGGAAATGGCGATCGCGCGCAATCGCAAGTAA
- a CDS encoding exo-alpha-(1->6)-L-arabinopyranosidase translates to MSENTYPSVNDLTLEEKASLTSGGDAWHLQGVEAKGIPGYMITDGPHGLRKSNSATTGEVDLNNSVPATCFPPAAGLSSSWNPELIHQVGEAMAEECIQEKVAVILGPGVNIKRNPLGGRCFEYWSEDPYLAGHEAVGIVAGVQSKGVGTSLKHFAANSQETDRLRISANISQRALREIYFPAFEHIVKEAQPWTIMCAYNCINGVHAAQNRWLLTDVLRDEWGFQGIVMSDWGADHDRVASLNAGLNLEMPPSYTDDQIVYAARDGRIQPAQLDRMAQGMIDLVNKTRAAMSVENYRFDIEAHDEVAHQAAVESMVLLKNDDAILPVAGDAKVTVIGEFARTPRYQGGGSSHITPTKMTSFLDALTERGVDAKFAPGFTLDLEPADPTLETEAVEAAKGADVVLMFLGLPEAAESEGFDRETLDMPAKQIALLEAVAAENKNVVVILSNGSVVTVAPWAKNAKGILESWLLGQSGGPALADVLFGKVSPSGKLAQTIPFDINDDPSTINWPGEEGHVDYGEGVFVGYRYYDTYNKAVDYPFGFGLSYATFEVSDVKAVKTGACTATVSAVVKNTSNVDAAETVQVYVAPGKADVARPKHELKGFKKVFLKAGESAEVSFDLDDRAFAYWSEKFNDWHVESGEYAIEVGTSSRDIAGSAVVELDGDGKAQPLTEWSNFMEWRKDPLGSKVLEKLRAEGEAGRMPIVPDNDMTRLFLDSMPINSMSVLMGADGKQIFEYMLAEYAELTK, encoded by the coding sequence ATGAGCGAAAACACCTATCCTTCCGTCAATGACCTGACGCTTGAAGAAAAGGCATCCCTAACTTCCGGCGGCGACGCTTGGCATCTGCAAGGCGTTGAAGCCAAGGGCATTCCCGGCTATATGATCACCGACGGCCCCCACGGCCTGCGCAAGTCCAACTCGGCCACCACCGGCGAAGTCGATCTGAACAACTCCGTGCCCGCCACCTGCTTCCCGCCGGCCGCGGGCCTGTCCAGCTCGTGGAATCCGGAACTCATCCACCAGGTCGGCGAAGCCATGGCCGAAGAATGCATTCAGGAGAAGGTTGCCGTAATTCTCGGTCCCGGCGTGAACATCAAGCGCAACCCGCTTGGCGGCCGCTGCTTCGAATACTGGTCCGAAGACCCGTATCTGGCGGGTCATGAGGCGGTCGGCATCGTCGCAGGCGTGCAGTCCAAGGGCGTGGGCACTTCGCTCAAGCATTTCGCCGCCAACAGCCAGGAGACCGACCGGCTGCGCATCAGCGCCAACATCTCCCAGCGTGCGCTGCGCGAAATCTACTTCCCGGCATTCGAACACATCGTCAAGGAAGCCCAGCCGTGGACCATCATGTGCGCATACAACTGCATCAACGGCGTGCATGCCGCCCAGAATCGCTGGCTACTCACCGACGTGCTGCGCGACGAATGGGGCTTCCAAGGTATCGTCATGAGCGACTGGGGCGCCGACCACGACCGCGTGGCCTCCCTCAATGCGGGCCTCAACCTCGAAATGCCGCCAAGCTACACCGACGACCAAATCGTCTACGCCGCACGCGACGGCCGCATCCAGCCGGCACAGCTCGACCGCATGGCACAAGGCATGATCGACTTGGTCAACAAGACCCGCGCAGCCATGAGCGTCGAAAACTATCGTTTCGACATCGAAGCCCACGATGAGGTCGCACATCAGGCCGCCGTCGAATCCATGGTGCTCCTCAAGAACGATGACGCCATTCTGCCAGTCGCTGGCGATGCCAAGGTCACCGTCATCGGCGAATTCGCACGTACTCCGCGCTACCAGGGCGGCGGCTCCTCGCACATCACCCCAACCAAGATGACCAGCTTCCTTGACGCCCTCACCGAACGCGGCGTGGATGCCAAGTTCGCCCCAGGATTCACCCTCGACCTCGAACCGGCCGATCCAACACTCGAAACCGAAGCCGTCGAAGCTGCCAAGGGCGCCGACGTGGTGCTCATGTTCCTGGGGCTCCCTGAAGCGGCCGAATCCGAAGGCTTCGACCGTGAGACCCTCGACATGCCGGCCAAGCAGATCGCACTGCTCGAAGCCGTCGCAGCCGAAAACAAGAACGTTGTGGTCATACTCTCCAACGGCTCCGTCGTCACCGTGGCACCATGGGCCAAGAACGCCAAGGGCATCCTCGAATCCTGGCTGCTCGGCCAGTCTGGCGGTCCGGCGCTCGCCGACGTGCTATTCGGCAAGGTGAGCCCGTCCGGCAAGCTTGCGCAGACCATTCCCTTCGACATCAACGACGATCCGAGCACCATCAACTGGCCGGGTGAAGAGGGGCATGTCGATTATGGCGAAGGCGTGTTTGTGGGCTACCGCTATTACGACACCTACAACAAGGCCGTCGACTACCCGTTCGGCTTCGGCTTGAGCTACGCCACGTTCGAAGTGAGCGACGTGAAGGCCGTCAAGACCGGTGCCTGCACCGCAACCGTCAGCGCAGTGGTCAAGAACACCTCGAACGTTGACGCCGCCGAAACCGTGCAGGTGTACGTGGCTCCTGGCAAGGCTGACGTGGCCCGCCCGAAGCACGAGCTCAAAGGCTTCAAGAAGGTGTTCCTCAAAGCCGGCGAATCCGCCGAAGTCTCCTTCGATCTCGACGATCGCGCCTTCGCCTACTGGTCTGAGAAGTTCAACGACTGGCATGTGGAGAGCGGCGAATACGCCATCGAAGTCGGCACGTCCAGCCGTGACATCGCCGGTTCCGCGGTAGTGGAGCTCGATGGCGACGGTAAGGCCCAGCCGCTCACCGAGTGGTCCAACTTCATGGAATGGCGTAAGGATCCGCTCGGTTCCAAGGTGCTCGAGAAGCTGCGTGCCGAAGGTGAAGCCGGCCGCATGCCGATCGTGCCCGACAATGACATGACCCGTCTGTTCCTCGACTCCATGCCGATCAACAGCATGTCGGTGCTGATGGGTGCCGATGGCAAGCAGATCTTCGAATACATGCTTGCCGAATACGCTGAACTCACCAAGTAG